The DNA region TCTTGCCTGCTCGCCGCGCCGATGTCTATGTAGAGGTCCTGCCACGACACCTGTTGTTGCTGTTGCTGGAAGTGGGGCGGGGCAACCCCGATGACCCCCTCGACCTTAAACCCGTCGCCGTAGAGCACCACAGAGGATCCTGGCAGGATCCTGTCGTCCACGCCGCCGACTTTGCGGAATTTGAGCCTGCCGTCCTCTTCTATGCTTGTGACGAGAAGCCCAACCTCGTCCATGTGGGCGACGAACGCCACCTTCGACTTGCTGGTTTTTGTCAATACGTTCCCAAACTCGTCCACTTCTCCGTCCTTAACTGCTCCGAGGATGAGGCGCCTGACCTCCTCCTCGAAGCCCGACACCCCCAGAGCCCTTGTCAAAGACTCTAACTCCATACCCGGTTGATTAGACTATAATTTATTTACTTCATGTTATGTAGCTATGCCCTACCACATTAGGGCTGGGGAGGGGGACGTCGCGCCTGTGGTCATCGGCGTGGGGGATCCAGCTAGGGCAAAGCTATTCGCGTCTCTACTCGACGGGGCGAGGCAGGTGAACGAGCATAGATATCCTGTATACACGGGGTATTTCAGAGGCAGGCCGATAACGGTGGCGGCCCACGGGATAGGGGGACCCTCGGCGGCGATAGCAATAGAGGAGTTAAGGATGCTCGGGATGGAGGTTTTCATCCGCATCGGCACCGCAGGTTCTTTCGGCGACTTGGAGGTGGGCGACGTGGTGGTGGCCGCCGCAGCGGCCGCGCCTCCCGGCGGCGTGCTAGGCGCATACTTCGGCGGCCACTTGCCGCCGCTTGCCGCAGACCCCCAGCTCACCTTAGCCTTGGCAAAGGCGATCGGCGCTAGGATGGGCTACGTCGTGTCGAGCGACGCGTTCTACGCCGAGGATCCCCACTTTGCGGAGTTTTGGAAAAGCCGCAGGGCCCTCGCCGTCGAGATGGAGTGCGCCACAGCGATGGCTCTGGGGTGGCTCAGAGGCTTTAAAACGGGGTGCGTCCTCGTGATCTCGAATATAGTGGGGCGGCACGACGTCGTTGACCTAACGGAGAGATTCAAGGATGTGTTCTTTAAGACTCTTACAGCGCTGGACGTTGTGGAGACATCGGCAGGGCGGTTGACATCACGGCTCAGTAGCGACGGCCTGCCCTCATTTCTATAATGTACTCCGCCAGCTCTTTTAAACATTCGTCGCAGAGCGCCAGCTCGACGCTGTCGGCAACCCTCATGTAGCCTAAGTTGCCATGGCTTAGCTGGACTCCGCACATGTGGCACCGCGGCTTAAGTGCTGTGAGGAATAGTTTCAGCTCAGTTTCGTCCATTTCGCAATGTCGGTACCCTCCCAGCTTGAAAAACCTCATTTTTCTTAGTTTCAGAGAACTCCCTCTCTGGCTCTTCACATTATTTTACTGGGATTTAAAAGAGACTTAAGGCTAAAAAACTGGTGAGAGACGCACCCCGGTGCTGGAGCCCTTGTTGAGATACGCGGGGGCTATAGCTCTCGGATACGCCGTGGGGAGGCTGACCAGGAGGAGACCTCCTCAGTGGGCGTACACCCCGCTAGTGGCGGCGTTGATATTTTTTGTGGCCGCCAACGCATCTAGGGTAGTCTTGGGAAACCTTGGGCTTTTCTTAGCAGTGTCTCTGGCGTATGCGGCGGCGCTGGTGTTGATGACCGCCGCTATTGGTTCTCTCTTTGATCGATCCACGTCTTACGAGGCGGTGGGAAGGCCTGCGATTTCCCTCTACGCCGTCGCGGCAATGGCCCTTGGCCTAGCTGTGGGGTACTACGCCAGTCTCGACTACGGGGTTGCAATAGACCCATTACTAATTACTCTGCTCCTCGTAGCAGGCGCTGACATGGCTGGCGTTAAGATAAGGCTAGAGAGGAAGACCCTAGCAGCCCCCGCCGCCTCTCTTGTAGCCGCTACTGTAGTGGCGCCGCTTTTCACGGCGGCGTTTAAGATAACGCCGGCGGTGGCGTACGGCCTGGGGTGGTACAGCTTCACAGGCCCCTATCTAGCAGGTGCGGGAGATGCCGCCGGAGGGGCGTATGGCCTCTTGGTCAACTTTTTCAGAGAACAACTAACCTTCGTCCTGGCTCCCCTCCTGGCCCGGAGGTTTGGCAGAGTCGGGGTGCTGGCCGCCGGCGGCGCGACGACCATGGACAACACCTTGCCGCTCTACGTCGCCCTCTATGGCCCCTCCTTTTCGATATACGCTTTTGCAAACGGCGTCTTGCTCACGCTAATAGTGCCCATAGTAGTGCCCGCCGTGCACCAGCTCTACGTTGCATAAATGAGGGCACACCGTAACTGTATTTATACCTCGTATACATTATCTCAATGAGGCGTGTCAGAGAGCTTCTCGGGATCTCAGCCGTCTCTCTCCTGAGATATGGAGTACACCCAGACGACGACGTAAACAGCGCCGTTAGGATACTTGAGGTCAAGGCGCCCCACCTGGCCTCTCTCCTCAAGGCACTGGCCGAGTCAGAGGCGCCATCTTGGAGTTAGCTTATGCCGAATCCCCAGCGCGTCTAAGACGCGGCCGGCAAAGGCCGTCACCAACTCGTCGATGGTCTTCGGCTTCGTGTAGAACCCCGGGGCTGCAGGCATGACCACCGCGCCGGCCAGAGTCACTGCCTCCATATTCCTGATGTGGATCAGAGAGAGGGGGCTCTCCCTTATCACTAGCACTACCCTCCTCCTCTCCTTAAGCCCCACCTCAGCAGCCCTGACGATAAGATTTAGCGTCACGCCGTTTGCGATGGCAGCTAATGTCTTGGTGGAACAAGGGACTACGGCCACTGCGTCTATTGGGTAGCTACCAGAGGCAGGCGGCGCCGTGAGGTCGCCCTCCTCCCAGACGAAGTCGGCCATCTTTTTCACCTCCTCTACGTCGTAGTCTGTCTCGTGCTCAATGACCTTCTCAGCAACACGGGAAATAGAGAGGTGGACCTCTGCGCCTACCCTTTTCAGCAGTTCCAGAGTCTTTATTCCGTAAATCACCCCAGAGGCGCCTGTTATTCCTAGAAAAACCCTCATCCCAGGTATATAT from Pyrobaculum arsenaticum DSM 13514 includes:
- a CDS encoding lysine exporter LysO family protein, which produces MLEPLLRYAGAIALGYAVGRLTRRRPPQWAYTPLVAALIFFVAANASRVVLGNLGLFLAVSLAYAAALVLMTAAIGSLFDRSTSYEAVGRPAISLYAVAAMALGLAVGYYASLDYGVAIDPLLITLLLVAGADMAGVKIRLERKTLAAPAASLVAATVVAPLFTAAFKITPAVAYGLGWYSFTGPYLAGAGDAAGGAYGLLVNFFREQLTFVLAPLLARRFGRVGVLAAGGATTMDNTLPLYVALYGPSFSIYAFANGVLLTLIVPIVVPAVHQLYVA
- a CDS encoding UbiX family flavin prenyltransferase, with the protein product MRVFLGITGASGVIYGIKTLELLKRVGAEVHLSISRVAEKVIEHETDYDVEEVKKMADFVWEEGDLTAPPASGSYPIDAVAVVPCSTKTLAAIANGVTLNLIVRAAEVGLKERRRVVLVIRESPLSLIHIRNMEAVTLAGAVVMPAAPGFYTKPKTIDELVTAFAGRVLDALGIRHKLTPRWRL
- a CDS encoding purine-nucleoside phosphorylase yields the protein MPYHIRAGEGDVAPVVIGVGDPARAKLFASLLDGARQVNEHRYPVYTGYFRGRPITVAAHGIGGPSAAIAIEELRMLGMEVFIRIGTAGSFGDLEVGDVVVAAAAAAPPGGVLGAYFGGHLPPLAADPQLTLALAKAIGARMGYVVSSDAFYAEDPHFAEFWKSRRALAVEMECATAMALGWLRGFKTGCVLVISNIVGRHDVVDLTERFKDVFFKTLTALDVVETSAGRLTSRLSSDGLPSFL